In Thunnus thynnus chromosome 11, fThuThy2.1, whole genome shotgun sequence, the following proteins share a genomic window:
- the rnf17 gene encoding RING finger protein 17 isoform X3 — MLHRHVSPKAEQTNQTLALEPSLSTQVQGAFLAGTPVLLILKMDRGDNSSAVSCKLCGEAFYLPEDEVDGNLPRVLLCGHIYCTSCLRSMEFSSVIRCPECEVESSLPEGGVCGLQEDSRIIGLIYTAKMNKMKRRYTRRNKRLSSTDINANTEDVEQPADIEKIEKAVDEALARAAENLAQLEHMHETLTTGLAEQVKRERARLVMEIKQAADKAVYAVQKWKDVQLNQLTKLEEKFSASQSEVCRVQERMKALEIAMQMAREVRRVPFLEQYCTLDKVLETLQAPVDNQSFDMKCITLGSGMSCVFQSEGLNQSLALSLKMEVSSPRHFSESPLKDHQPGISNRNSRWQHAEGRNSSCIPLGHNRPPNRQKQDQESLGTNSLSSRESSPSPRPRRRSNLSRHSSVSDLGAPDVIIEELLDQGQEHALPPTGPELANDKLRINRRRKNPLPGSKRNVSQWVVVTHVVNPSHFYVRYVAERRESEILSKKIYHQCCRDSCCFSSSDTVETGSTVFVKSKEGLWCRASVVEVIQNDCGEAVKACPVTQLVSVRVFFLDYGLTKTITIQSEDGATESSLKAVNNHLKKMTVDLGHFVPQAIRCSLKDLVPYDLTKGWSKEAQVEFQSVVGSAAVEMRLLGQDRDSLLVDLRKAPMDQSSDVPISVREYLVFIEVARFYSPVTLGRRPLLYYPPNYPKINTELNAVVSHINNPADFHIQLVDNMESLLLSAKLQDCYNATTVAGDDDLSVYCPVIGQACVARFEDKLWYRAQVIGHPGGRKVEVRYVDFGNKKILSVSDLRKIKDEFFALPSMAIHCCLSDVFPLDGETWGDACTKRFISLAHQKLVTIVATGRVPKTEPLPVRLFDGGLNGPVANIAELLVTEGLACFKERLKSKDPRPPGDDRAVWDPPLELGSAAEGLDAPDQNITGEQDEELLEFMPHLKISAKLKDLKVRVSHVNSPSSFYVQFTQYDTQLKSMCELVKKECEPMEPQDMVWKADMYCAAHINGVWERGQICCDVTSSNIAEVIRCDHGNKVKLHISNLRPLPSSLIGSLALECTLTDIRPAGGRSTWTATACDFISYYLTGASAVMTIKELKDERPVPVTLFCSNRMGQFVSIADFLASEGLALKERKPASVETVVQKSKETDAKSPVGETQADGSDGEKKNPPTPPAPAIIPVPSPSSLVSTPTPPKPAPRTIMSAEKVKTQLYLPPELPCLGHIQMTISAIGEDGLIYARGQNAECQLEQLRERIQQSMKTLPRQKPYTWKFVQGCAVIGPDMLWYRGQLLELLGGHVKVQYVDYGLVENIPVVHVYPMLLCDDVPQLCMPCQLHRINPVGGRWQQDAVALLREMLLSRCVDMQVVELPTDPRGPLTVEIFLDGLSLSRILCQHEHASMDRTAIAQKQGHSVLPVAPFLDDWDIDTEGLRDPEEPMLGPFIYPNLPQEGEQFQVRVKHLWTPNELFLWPLEGTADVEVDGETLDEALARINANIDSLSRLTNFPQGGPCLAEYSDGKYYRAKLMKFTSVEPIMILVQHVDFGSDDTLPTSKLRQMPAELLRFPSRALKVRVAGFKAPSVNRQEDVLPYSPSWSVKAAMDMIDLLHSNITASVVAQKPELTVLLYNEDGKLVHLPLVRSGLAELE, encoded by the exons atgttgcaccgccatgtttctccaaaggcagagcagacaaaccaaacactggctctggaGCCTTCGCTGTCCACGCAGGTGCAGGGAGCCTTTCTGGCGGGAACTCCA GTGCTGCTCATACTAAAGATGGACAGAGGCGACAACTCCAGCGCTGTGAGTTGCAAGTTATGTGGAGAGGCCTTCTATCTGCCTG AGGATGAGGTTGATGGCAACCTCCCCCGTGTGCTTTTATGTGGCCACATCTACTGCACATCTTGCCTGCGGTCCATGGAATTCAGCAGTGTCATTAGGTGTCCAGAGTGTGAG GTTGAGTCAAGCCTTCCTGAAGGTGGGGTGTGTGGGCTGCAGGAAGATAGCAGAATCATTGGCCTCATCTACACTGCTAAAATGAACAAGATGAAAAg GAGGTACACCAGGAGGAACAAACGGTTGTCATCCACAGATATTAATGCCAATACTGAGGATGTGGAGCAG CCAGCTGATATTGAGAAGATTGAGAAGGCGGTGGATGAAGCCTTGGCCAGGGCTGCAGAAAACCTTGCCCAGCTGGAACACATGCACGAG ACTCTGACGACGGGTCTGGCAGAGCAGGTGAAAAGAGAGCGAGCTCGACTGGTGATGGAGATCAAGCAGGCTGCAGACAAGGCTGTATATGCTGTCCAAAAGTG GAAAGATGTGCAGTTGAATCAGCTCACAAAACTGGAGGAAAAATTCTCCGCCAGCCAGTCAGAGGTGTGCCGTGTCCAGGAGAGGATGAAGGCCCTGGAGATTGCCATGCAGATGGCCAGGGAAGTACGCCGCGTCCCCTTCCTGGAGCAGTACTGCACCCTGGATAAG gtTCTGGAGACTCTGCAGGCACCTGTAGATAACCAGTCCTTTGATATGAAGTGCATTACTCTGGGCTCAGGAATGAG CTGTGTTTTCCAGTCAGAGGGTCTGAACCAGAGTCTGGCATTGTCTCTGAAGATGGAAGTCAGCAGCCCAAGGCA TTTTTCCGAGTCTCCACTCAAAGACCACCAGCCGGGCATCTCCAACAGAAATTCCCGCTGGCAACATGCAGAaggcagaaacagcagctgtatCCCTCTGGGTCACAATAGACCCCCCAACCGGCAAAAGCAGGACCAGGAGAGCCTGGGAACTAACAGTCTATCATCACGAGAATCCTCCCCAAGCCCAAGACCTCGCCGCAGGTCCAACCTGTCTCGTCACAGCTCTGTCTCAGACCTCGGAGCTCCAGACGTTATCATTGAGGAGCTTTTAGACCAGGGACAAGAGCATG CTCTCCCTCCCACTGGGCCCGAGCTGGCCAATGACAAATTGAGAATCAACAGGAGAAGGAAAAATCCTTTGCCTGGCAGTAAGAGAAATG TCTCCCAGTGGGTGGTGGTGACACATGTTGTGAATCCCAGTCACTTCTATGTCCGCTACGTGGCTGAGAGGAGGGAAAGTGAGATCCTGTCTAAGAAGATCTACCACCAATGCTGCAGAGATAGTTGTTGCTTCTCCTCCAGTGACACAGTTGAgactg GTTCCACAGTCTTTGTAAAGTCAAAGGAGGGGCTTTGGTGCCGGGCCAGTGTGGTTGAAGTCATCCAGAATGACTGTGGGGAGGCTGTGAAAGCCTGTCCAGTCACCCAGCTGGTCAGTGTCCGAGTCTTCTTCCTAGACTATGGCCTCACCAAGACTATCACCATACAGAG TGAGGACGGGGCCACCGAGTCTTCACTGAAGGCTGTGAACAATCACCTGAAGAAGATGACTGTGGACCTGGGTCACTTTGTTCCTCAGGCCATCCGATGTTCCCTCAAAGACCTCGTCCCCTATGACCTG acgaAGGGCTGGAGTAAAGAGGCACAGGTTGAATTTCAGAGTGTGGTTGGCTCTGCAGCAGTGGAGATGCGGCTGTTGGGTCAGGACAGAGACTCTTTGTTGGTGGACCTGAGGAAAGCTCCCATGGACCAGTCCAGCGATGTGCCCATCTCTGTCAGAGAATACCTTGTTTTCATTGAAGTGGCCAG GTTTTATTCTCCAGTGACGTTGGGCAGGAGGCCCCTGCTGTACTATCCTCCTAACTATCCCAAGATCAACACAGAGCTCAACGCTGTGGTGTCCCACATCAACAACCCTGCTGACTTCCACATCCAGCTG GTTGATAACATGGAGTCCTTGTTGCTCTCAGCCAAGCTTCAGGATTGTTACAATGCGACAACAGTGGCAGGAGACGATGACCTCAGTGTTTACTGCCCTGTCATAGGACAGGCCTGTGTTGCCCGCTTTGAAGACAAGTTGTGGTACAGAGCTCAGGTCATAG gtcaTCCAGGGGGCAGGAAAGTGGAGGTGCGATATGTAGACTTTGGAAATAAGAAAATCCTCTCAGTCAGTGACCTGAGGAAGATAAAGGATGAGTTCTTTGCCCTCCCTTCCATG GCAATCCACTGCTGCCTGTCAGATGTGTTTCCTCTGGACGGAGAGACCTGGGGTGATGCCTGCACCAAGAGATTCATCAGCTTGGCTCACCAGAAACTGGTCACTATTGTGGCTACAG GAAGAGTCCCCAAGACTGAGCCTCTGCCAGTCAGACTGTTTGATGGCGGCCTGAATGGGCCAGTAGCCAATATAGCTGAGCTGCTGGTCACAGAGGGGCTGGCTTGCTTCAAAGAGAG ACTTAAATCCAAGGATCCCAGGCCCCCTGGCGATGACCGTGCCGTATGGGATCCACCACTTGAGCTTGGTTCGGCCGCGGAGGGTCTTGATGCCCCTGACCAAAACATCACTGGAGAACAGGATGAGGAACTGCTTGAGTTTATGCCTCATCTGAAGATATCTGCCAAGCTCAAAGACCTGAAGGTCAGAGTCAGCCACGTCAACTCACCCAGCAGCTTCTACGTCCAGTTCACCCAGTACGACACTCAGCTGAAAAG CATGTGTGAGCTCGTGAAGAAGGAGTGTGAGCCTATGGAGCCCCAAGATATGGTGTGGAAGGCAGACATGTACTGTGCTGCTCACATTAATGGAGTTTGGGAGAGAGGACAGATCTGCTGTGACGTCACGTCCAGTAACATTGCTGAG GTGATTCGCTGTGACCATGGGAACAAGGTGAAGCTGCACATCAGCAACCTGCGGCCACTGCCGTCCTCCTTGATAGGTTCACTGGCACTGGAGTGCACTCTCACTGACAtcag GCCAGCGGGAGGCCGATCCACCTGGACAGCCACAGCATGCGACTTCATCTCCTACTACTTAACTGGAGCCTCAGCTGTTATGACTATCAAG GAGTTGAAAGATGAGCGTCCAGTGCCCGTCACTCTGTTTTGCTCCAACAGGATGGGACAGTTTGTCAGCATTGCAGACTTTCTGGCTAGCGAGGGCCTCGCGCTCAAGGAGAGGAAGCCAGCGTCGGT GGAGACTGTCGttcaaaaatccaaagaaaCTGATGCAAAGTCTCCAGTAGGCGAGACACAAGCAGATGGCTCTGATGGcgagaaaaaaaatcctcctactCCTCCAGCTCCTGCTATCATTCCTGTCCCCTCCCCATCCTCACTCGTCTCCACTCCCACCCCTCCAAAACCAGCTCCCCGCACCATTATGTCTGCTGAAAAG gtgaaGACTCAGTTGTACCTTCCCCCAGAGCTGCCGTGTCTCGGTCACATCCAGATGACCATTTCTGCCATCGGAGAGGACGGCCTCATTTATGCCAGAGGACAGAATGCAG agtgtcagttggagcagctgaGGGAGAGGATTCAGCAGAGCATGAAGACACTTCCCAGACAGAAGCCATACACCTGGAAGTTCGTCCAGGGCTGTGCCGTCATCGGACCTGATATGTTGTGGTACAGAGGGCAGCTGCTGGAGTTGCTGGGAGGACACGTCAAG gTACAATATGTAGACTACGGTCTGGTGGAGAATATCCCAGTGGTCCATGTTTACCCCATGCTGCTGTGTGACGATGTTCCTCAGCTCTGTATGCCCTGCCAGCTGCACCGCATCAACCCG GTTGGTGGTAGGTGGCAGCAGGATGCAGTAGCGCTGCTAAGGGAGATGTTGTTGAGCCGCTGTGTGGACATGCAAGTCGTG gaGCTGCCGACTGACCCGAGGGGACCGCTCACTGTTGAGATCTTTCTGGACGGGCTGAGCCTCAGCAGGATCCTGTGTCAGCACGAACACGCCTCCATGGACCGGACTGCCATAGCacagaag CAGGGACACTCGGTGCTGCCTGTTGCCCCCTTCCTGGATGACTGGGACATTGACACTGAG GGTCTGAGGGACCCAGAGGAGCCAATGCTGGGGCCCTTTATCTACCCAAACCTGCCTCAGGAGGGAGAGCAGTTCCAGGTCAGGGTCAAGCACCTGTGGACACCAAACGAG TTGTTCCTGTGGCCTTTGGAGGGGACAGCTGATGTGGAGGTGGATGGAGAGACTCTGGATGAGGCTTTGGCCAGAATTAATGCAAACATTGACAGTCTGTCACGACTCACCAACTTCCCACAGG GTGGTCCATGTCTGGCAGAGTACAGTGATGGGAAGTACTACCGGGCCAAGCTGATGAAATTCACCAGTGTGGAGCCCATCATGATCCTGGTCCAACATGTAGACTTTGGCTCCGATGACACTCTTCCCACTAGCAA gCTGCGTCAGATGCCTGCCGAGCTGCTGCGGTTTCCGTCACGGGCGCTCAAGGTCCGTGTTGCAGGCTTTAAGGCTCCCAGCGTCAACAGGCAGGAAGACGTGCTGCCCTACAGCCCCAGCTGGAGCGTGAAGGCTGCCATGGACATGATCGACTTGTTACACAGCAACATCACAGCCTCTGTTGTG GCCCAGAAACCAGAGCTCACAGTGCTGCTGTACAACGAGGATGGAAAGTTGGTCCATCTGCCTCTGGTGAGAAGCGGCCTGGCAGAGCTGGAGTAA